In Brevibacillus brevis NBRC 100599, a single genomic region encodes these proteins:
- a CDS encoding MBL fold metallo-hydrolase has product MLNFFTWVGSIVGVLTLGLIGYVAYRYWYHMGQLPKPEFRHLDTKKPMPADWSHDEVTFTWIGHSTILLNMFGTKILTDPVLGEKLGIKLAGVHFGPKRFTPPALDFSELGEVDIILLSHAHLDHVDLPTLQKIANRSTHVITAHQTSKLFKHMPFGSYEEMQPGEAVTTKEGLTITAIPVRHWGNRFPWNHEYGYNGYMIEKNGVRILYPGDTAYISMENLPKQFGPIDLVFMPIGAYKPDSYQAAHCTPEQAWQMFKETKAKWLVPIHWNTFVLSREPVDEPFERLLAAAGDERNRIVVEKQGETFSIPVQ; this is encoded by the coding sequence ATGCTCAACTTTTTTACATGGGTAGGCTCCATAGTGGGGGTACTCACACTCGGATTGATTGGCTATGTGGCTTACCGCTACTGGTACCATATGGGACAGCTTCCGAAGCCGGAGTTTCGTCATCTGGATACGAAAAAACCAATGCCTGCCGACTGGAGTCACGATGAGGTTACATTTACATGGATCGGCCACTCGACGATTCTGTTGAATATGTTTGGTACGAAAATACTGACAGATCCGGTTTTGGGCGAGAAGCTGGGGATTAAGCTAGCAGGTGTCCATTTTGGTCCCAAGCGCTTTACACCTCCTGCCCTCGACTTTTCTGAACTTGGCGAGGTAGATATCATTTTGCTATCGCATGCCCATTTGGATCATGTTGATCTGCCAACCTTGCAGAAAATAGCGAATCGATCCACACATGTCATTACAGCGCACCAGACGAGCAAACTGTTCAAGCATATGCCTTTTGGTTCGTATGAGGAAATGCAGCCAGGTGAAGCCGTTACAACCAAAGAAGGACTGACGATTACGGCGATTCCTGTCCGACATTGGGGCAACCGTTTTCCATGGAATCATGAGTATGGCTACAACGGCTATATGATTGAGAAAAATGGTGTGCGCATCCTCTATCCAGGCGATACCGCATATATCTCCATGGAAAATTTGCCGAAGCAATTCGGGCCGATCGATCTGGTATTCATGCCGATTGGCGCCTACAAGCCAGACTCGTATCAGGCGGCGCATTGTACGCCTGAGCAAGCGTGGCAAATGTTCAAGGAGACCAAAGCCAAGTGGCTGGTGCCTATTCATTGGAATACGTTTGTGCTCTCGCGTGAGCCAGTTGATGAGCCGTTCGAGCGTCTATTGGCAGCAGCGGGGGACGAGAGGAACAGGATCGTTGTTGAAAAACAAGGGGAGACGTTTTCGATCCCTGTTCAATAG
- a CDS encoding Crp/Fnr family transcriptional regulator, with the protein MILHKGEVLFRQGEAGPLYHLKSGLLKIVRVHADGALTLVNIIVPDEIIPHHSLMSPNPYYGTAIALVTCEIEVLSAPDWYRHLDDHPEKCRDIALQLQGKLRMMQQRIDQLTEVSPAEKLRKLQLWLQTFIPVASLSELLTQDEIGQLIGLRRETVNRLLRAQAANRE; encoded by the coding sequence ATGATCCTGCACAAGGGAGAAGTCCTGTTTCGACAAGGCGAAGCTGGACCGCTCTACCATCTGAAGAGCGGTCTGTTAAAAATCGTTCGGGTACATGCAGACGGAGCATTGACGCTGGTCAACATCATCGTGCCAGATGAGATCATTCCGCATCATTCGTTGATGAGCCCGAATCCCTATTACGGGACAGCAATCGCTCTCGTGACCTGTGAGATCGAAGTGCTGTCTGCCCCGGATTGGTATCGCCATCTGGATGACCATCCTGAAAAGTGTCGTGATATCGCACTACAGCTGCAAGGGAAGCTGAGGATGATGCAGCAGCGTATCGACCAATTGACCGAAGTCTCTCCTGCTGAAAAGCTTCGCAAGCTCCAGCTTTGGCTTCAGACATTCATTCCTGTCGCCTCGCTTTCGGAGTTGCTGACTCAGGATGAAATCGGTCAACTCATCGGACTTCGCCGCGAAACGGTAAATCGACTCCTGCGCGCTCAAGCTGCGAATCGCGAGTAA
- a CDS encoding M3 family oligoendopeptidase, translating to MTKALPQRWDMDVIFPGGSESEDFRAFLVTVEGDIANLKARFEQSGAGLHETAAFKEVVAQVQSIAVRVRQAGAFISCLTAQNVKDEPAKLMGGRVKSISAAFGAVLTRWEEQLLAIDEAAWENLLADEELQSLAFVLNERRRRAQEKLSPEQEVLANDLAVDGYHAWQDLYNAVVGRMSIEVEVNGETKQLSVGQASNLMSSPDRAVRSHVFEKWNEAWGKETELCAQALNHLGGFRLSLYRHRGWDSVLREPLDIGRMQEKTLDAMWQAIDNRKDRLVAYLERKAKLLGVDKLSWYDVGAPVGNVHKEVSYDEAAALIVEHFNRFNPSMAEFAQKAFDEGWIEAEDRPGKRPGGFCTSFPVSKQSRVFMTYAGSASNVSTLAHELGHAYHQQVMWDLPALNQNYAMNVAETASTFAEMILADAAVKNAANDDEKLVLLEDKLQSIVAFFMNIHARFIFEKNFYEKRKEGLVSAADLDRLMEDAQKQAYNGALADYEPHFWASKLHFYITSYPFYNFPYTFGYLFSMSVYARALEEGESFAPKYDALLQDTGRLMVEDLAKKHLGEDMTTVEFWQKAVDLAVADIDEFLRLTEEA from the coding sequence ATGACAAAAGCATTGCCGCAACGCTGGGATATGGATGTGATTTTTCCTGGTGGCAGTGAATCAGAGGATTTTCGGGCGTTTTTAGTGACAGTGGAAGGGGATATTGCGAACCTGAAAGCGCGTTTCGAGCAATCTGGCGCTGGTTTGCATGAAACAGCCGCTTTCAAAGAAGTTGTCGCTCAAGTTCAAAGCATTGCCGTGCGAGTGAGACAAGCAGGTGCATTCATTTCCTGCCTGACTGCTCAAAATGTAAAGGATGAGCCTGCCAAGCTGATGGGTGGGCGTGTAAAAAGCATCTCGGCTGCGTTTGGTGCAGTGTTGACGCGATGGGAAGAACAGCTGCTGGCTATCGACGAGGCTGCATGGGAGAATTTGTTGGCAGACGAAGAATTGCAATCGCTTGCTTTTGTGCTGAATGAGCGCCGTCGCCGTGCACAGGAAAAGCTGTCGCCTGAACAAGAAGTGCTGGCAAACGATTTAGCTGTAGACGGCTATCATGCTTGGCAAGACTTGTACAATGCGGTCGTTGGACGTATGAGCATTGAGGTTGAGGTCAATGGAGAGACGAAGCAGCTGTCCGTGGGGCAAGCTTCTAACCTGATGAGCAGTCCTGACCGTGCTGTGCGTTCCCATGTTTTTGAAAAGTGGAATGAAGCTTGGGGCAAGGAAACGGAGCTGTGCGCACAAGCGCTGAATCACTTGGGTGGTTTCCGTCTCTCTCTGTACCGTCATCGTGGCTGGGATTCCGTCCTGCGCGAGCCACTGGATATTGGACGGATGCAGGAAAAAACGCTCGACGCGATGTGGCAGGCCATCGACAATCGCAAAGATCGTCTGGTTGCCTACCTGGAGCGCAAGGCAAAGCTGCTCGGTGTAGACAAGCTGAGCTGGTACGATGTAGGAGCTCCGGTCGGGAATGTACATAAAGAAGTGTCCTACGATGAAGCAGCTGCCCTGATCGTTGAGCACTTCAACCGTTTCAATCCGAGCATGGCTGAGTTTGCGCAAAAGGCATTCGATGAGGGCTGGATCGAGGCAGAGGATCGTCCTGGCAAGCGCCCAGGCGGATTCTGCACGAGCTTCCCAGTCAGCAAGCAGTCGCGCGTGTTCATGACGTATGCGGGAAGCGCAAGTAATGTATCCACACTGGCACATGAGCTGGGGCATGCGTATCATCAGCAAGTCATGTGGGATTTGCCAGCCCTTAACCAAAACTACGCGATGAACGTAGCGGAAACAGCATCGACCTTCGCAGAGATGATCCTCGCTGACGCTGCTGTGAAAAATGCAGCCAATGATGATGAAAAACTGGTGCTCTTGGAAGATAAGCTGCAATCCATCGTCGCGTTTTTCATGAACATCCACGCTCGCTTTATTTTCGAGAAAAACTTCTATGAGAAGCGCAAAGAAGGTCTCGTGAGCGCGGCTGATCTCGACCGACTCATGGAAGACGCGCAAAAGCAAGCGTACAACGGCGCTTTGGCAGATTACGAGCCGCATTTCTGGGCATCCAAGCTGCATTTCTATATCACGTCGTACCCGTTCTACAACTTCCCGTACACATTCGGGTACTTGTTCAGCATGAGTGTCTATGCACGTGCGCTTGAAGAAGGGGAGAGCTTCGCGCCGAAATACGATGCACTGCTCCAAGATACAGGCCGCCTGATGGTGGAAGACTTGGCGAAGAAGCATCTCGGCGAGGATATGACAACAGTTGAGTTCTGGCAAAAAGCTGTTGACCTGGCTGTGGCAGACATCGACGAATTCCTGCGCCTGACAGAAGAAGCATAA
- the helD gene encoding RNA polymerase recycling motor HelD — translation MSVTDQDRQNEQQRVEQVISEIKNRIDDLKEHVNVVSEDIIGIRKHFWDDVTVNFEDAIEAVETYASIKQQAEVLSERERIHRHAQNQLRTLQRLLQSPYFGRIDFQEELESKPEAIYLGIASLLDKNDEEFLVYDWRAPISSLYYDYSPGPAEYNTPGGSVNGEITCKRQYIIRDGKLLHLFDTGVTIGDELLQEVLGKQADSQMKSIVATIQRDQNRIIRNERSRLVIVSGAAGSGKTSAALQRIAYLLYRYRKTLTAEQIVLFSPNSLFNSYVSTVLPELGEENMQQTTFQEYAEHRLGDDFQLENPLEQMEYVLTASDQSGYEARLEGIRFKSSSLFLQAMDEYANSLKQAGIMFLPVTFRDQTLISAAHIHELFYSLDTNLPIPNRMVLVAKSLLTELKKMEQRERSKPWVEDEMELLDRDSYVAAYQSLRRKKQFREDTFDDFEREQELLATWIVKKQFQPLRDFIRELQFIDTRAIYRQLFLSPDLLGTLAPSTLQHDVLDKWPAVCEQTAERLEQQYLACEDIPPYLYLQERLEGKQTNNLVRHVFLDEAQDYSAFQFALIKSLFPRAKMTVLGDWNQAIYAHAYHQNSFDAVTSLFEHEETETFVLTKSYRSTYPIVLFTRQLLRNGKMIEPFMRDGRLPTLTKVTSPQAHTDQIEARIRELTDRGHQTIAVITKTLEEAQIVHDALQERLPIRLIKPATLSFEKGILIIPSYLAKGVEFDAVILYDASATCYGEESERKLFYTACTRAMHELHLYYSDEKSPFIDNVSPEYYELFV, via the coding sequence ATGAGCGTGACTGATCAAGATCGGCAAAACGAACAACAACGTGTTGAACAAGTCATCTCAGAGATAAAGAACCGAATAGATGACCTGAAAGAGCATGTGAATGTCGTGAGCGAGGATATCATCGGCATTCGCAAGCATTTTTGGGACGACGTGACAGTCAACTTCGAGGATGCCATTGAAGCTGTCGAGACTTACGCCAGTATCAAGCAGCAAGCGGAGGTCCTGTCCGAGCGTGAACGCATCCATCGCCATGCCCAAAATCAGTTGCGTACGCTACAGCGATTGTTGCAATCTCCCTATTTTGGCAGGATTGATTTTCAAGAAGAGCTGGAATCGAAGCCAGAAGCCATCTACCTTGGCATTGCTTCTTTGCTGGATAAAAACGACGAGGAATTTCTCGTTTACGACTGGCGCGCTCCGATCTCCAGTCTGTATTATGACTACTCGCCGGGGCCAGCCGAGTACAATACTCCAGGCGGTAGCGTAAATGGAGAGATTACGTGCAAAAGACAATACATCATTCGCGACGGCAAATTGCTGCACCTGTTCGATACGGGCGTGACGATTGGCGACGAGCTGCTTCAGGAGGTACTCGGCAAACAGGCTGACTCGCAGATGAAAAGCATCGTTGCCACGATCCAACGGGACCAAAACCGCATCATCCGCAATGAACGCAGCCGACTCGTCATCGTCTCTGGAGCCGCCGGTAGCGGAAAAACGTCTGCGGCACTGCAACGAATCGCTTATTTGTTATACCGTTATCGCAAAACATTGACCGCAGAGCAAATCGTCTTGTTTTCGCCCAACTCTTTGTTTAACAGCTACGTCTCGACCGTTCTTCCTGAGCTCGGCGAGGAAAATATGCAGCAAACGACTTTTCAGGAATACGCGGAGCATCGTCTCGGTGACGACTTCCAACTGGAAAATCCGCTTGAACAGATGGAGTATGTACTGACAGCAAGTGATCAGTCTGGATATGAGGCGCGGCTGGAAGGGATCCGTTTCAAATCAAGCTCCTTGTTTTTGCAGGCCATGGATGAATACGCGAATAGCTTGAAACAAGCTGGAATTATGTTTCTCCCTGTTACATTTAGGGACCAGACACTAATCAGTGCGGCTCACATCCATGAATTGTTTTATTCTCTCGATACGAATCTGCCTATCCCCAATCGGATGGTACTCGTTGCAAAATCACTTCTGACAGAGCTAAAAAAAATGGAACAGCGCGAACGATCAAAGCCATGGGTAGAAGATGAAATGGAGCTGCTTGACCGAGATTCGTATGTAGCTGCCTATCAATCGCTGCGCCGCAAAAAGCAGTTTCGGGAGGATACCTTCGATGACTTCGAACGCGAGCAGGAGCTCTTAGCCACATGGATCGTCAAAAAACAGTTTCAGCCTCTGCGCGATTTTATCCGGGAGCTCCAATTTATTGATACTCGCGCTATTTACCGCCAGCTCTTTTTATCACCTGACTTGCTCGGGACGCTTGCGCCAAGCACTCTCCAACACGATGTATTAGACAAGTGGCCAGCAGTGTGCGAACAGACAGCAGAGCGTTTAGAGCAACAGTATTTGGCATGTGAAGACATCCCTCCTTATTTGTATTTGCAGGAACGATTGGAGGGCAAGCAGACGAACAACCTCGTCCGTCATGTCTTTCTCGATGAAGCCCAAGACTACTCCGCCTTTCAGTTCGCTCTCATCAAGAGCTTGTTTCCCCGTGCCAAAATGACCGTGCTGGGAGACTGGAATCAGGCGATTTACGCCCATGCGTATCACCAAAATAGCTTTGATGCTGTCACATCCCTGTTTGAGCACGAAGAGACGGAGACCTTCGTCCTGACCAAAAGCTACCGCTCCACCTATCCCATCGTCTTGTTTACGCGGCAACTATTGCGAAACGGGAAGATGATTGAGCCTTTTATGCGCGATGGTCGCTTGCCAACTCTAACCAAAGTGACATCCCCTCAGGCTCATACCGATCAAATCGAAGCACGCATACGTGAGCTCACTGATCGTGGTCATCAGACGATCGCTGTTATCACAAAAACGCTAGAGGAAGCTCAAATCGTTCATGACGCTTTGCAAGAGAGATTGCCGATTCGCTTGATCAAGCCCGCTACTCTTTCCTTTGAGAAAGGAATCTTGATCATTCCCTCTTACTTGGCAAAAGGAGTCGAGTTCGATGCGGTCATCCTTTATGATGCTTCCGCTACATGCTATGGCGAAGAAAGTGAACGCAAGCTTTTTTACACGGCATGTACACGTGCCATGCATGAGCTGCACCTTTACTATTCGGATGAAAAAAGTCCATTTATAGATAACGTTTCTCCTGAGTATTACGAGCTGTTTGTTTAA
- a CDS encoding DoxX family protein, with translation MAYEKAFSLLRIVTGILFFIHGIAKLQKGMVNVVTTFGDLGLPGWLAYLVLIVELLGGLALIIGVGARYAAWGLAAIMAGAIVTVKWAKGFVGGYEMDLILLLVTICVGLKR, from the coding sequence ATGGCTTACGAAAAAGCGTTTTCTTTATTACGAATCGTGACGGGAATCTTGTTTTTCATCCATGGCATAGCCAAACTGCAAAAAGGGATGGTTAATGTTGTGACGACGTTTGGTGATCTCGGCTTGCCGGGGTGGCTGGCGTATCTGGTGTTGATCGTAGAACTACTCGGCGGCCTCGCGCTGATCATTGGAGTTGGGGCGAGATATGCCGCATGGGGATTAGCTGCGATCATGGCAGGTGCGATTGTGACAGTGAAATGGGCGAAAGGCTTTGTGGGCGGTTATGAGATGGATTTGATCCTGTTGCTTGTCACAATTTGTGTAGGTCTAAAAAGGTGA
- a CDS encoding MDR family MFS transporter, translating to MSKMRQVLEAYHPIVHLLMAGTVFVQLTQSMSIPFLAIYLGETTKLSHAYIGLIIGAGPLAGTVGGFVGGILSDLFGRQKLMFFSLLAMACSMIGFITLAHPIGLLVISMVMGLAASIFATVSKALMGDLTPEQKRFRVFSNRYLASNLGFAIGPMLGAFWGISGSNLAFVLTGVSLVSFAVILVVACRRCGVTDNSGENGEVERASLGEIWQVLRRDVVLLTFVTGGILLVTVYGQMSVTLSQYLRENFSEGVALFGTLMSVNGFTVLLLQIPVTRLVERYSLFARIAGGAVLMAIGEVGFAFSSNWVWFITAMIVFTLGEILIIPAEYAQIDEISPANMRGTYYGAQSATMLGSFLGPWAGGMVLTAYGGPVMFGVMGVLALVSLIFYWLGRRMHEQRKQPRNAIVETAM from the coding sequence ATGAGCAAAATGAGGCAAGTGTTGGAGGCGTATCATCCGATTGTTCATCTGTTGATGGCAGGGACGGTGTTCGTTCAGCTCACCCAATCGATGAGTATCCCTTTTTTGGCTATCTATCTCGGTGAAACGACGAAGCTCTCCCACGCCTATATTGGACTGATTATCGGGGCAGGTCCTTTGGCTGGAACAGTAGGGGGATTTGTTGGTGGGATTCTCTCAGATTTGTTTGGCAGACAAAAGCTGATGTTTTTTTCTTTGCTTGCTATGGCGTGCTCGATGATCGGCTTCATTACACTAGCACATCCGATCGGTTTATTGGTAATCAGCATGGTTATGGGATTGGCGGCATCGATTTTTGCGACGGTTTCAAAAGCGTTGATGGGCGACTTGACGCCCGAGCAAAAACGTTTTCGTGTGTTCTCGAATCGCTATCTTGCGAGCAATCTGGGCTTCGCGATTGGTCCTATGCTCGGTGCTTTTTGGGGGATTTCCGGCAGCAATCTGGCGTTTGTTCTGACTGGGGTATCCTTGGTGAGCTTTGCCGTCATTTTAGTAGTGGCATGTCGGAGATGTGGCGTCACCGATAACAGTGGGGAGAACGGAGAGGTGGAGCGAGCCAGTTTAGGTGAGATCTGGCAAGTGCTCAGAAGGGATGTCGTCCTTCTTACCTTTGTCACAGGCGGAATCCTGTTAGTGACGGTGTACGGTCAGATGTCTGTTACACTCTCCCAATACTTGCGGGAAAACTTTTCGGAGGGTGTCGCCTTGTTTGGAACCTTGATGAGCGTCAACGGATTTACCGTCTTGCTTTTGCAAATTCCAGTAACGAGGCTGGTTGAGCGTTATTCCTTGTTTGCGAGGATAGCAGGCGGTGCTGTATTGATGGCCATAGGAGAAGTTGGTTTTGCTTTTTCGTCAAATTGGGTTTGGTTTATTACAGCGATGATCGTTTTTACGCTCGGGGAAATCTTGATCATACCAGCGGAGTATGCGCAAATCGATGAGATCAGTCCCGCGAATATGAGAGGGACTTACTATGGGGCACAAAGCGCAACCATGCTCGGCAGCTTCCTTGGTCCATGGGCAGGTGGTATGGTGCTCACAGCATATGGTGGCCCCGTGATGTTTGGGGTCATGGGAGTATTGGCGCTGGTTAGCTTGATCTTTTATTGGCTGGGACGCAGAATGCATGAACAGCGGAAGCAGCCTAGAAATGCGATTGTAGAGACTGCCATGTAG
- a CDS encoding ArsR/SmtB family transcription factor → MNNLYSIRVEWSPAYECIISLYTYIYEKDRKHSLLGTAWLEETKQKLPASFADELADERWEVLHRLVLLVAQSPQTKSVEKFLGWLESIPPGEIYERLAPWVETIPLNLGEIRDRSLSLLTRWNEHYFSKMDPRILESLQRSADELTARAKETPPIDLVDHVTNGIWIEPMADLREVVLIPQYHCAHSSVLDFYRGLATCMYPVKDAATTKPQPLLELLPITQCLADEKRLQILRCLAKKTCTLGELQKQVSLAKSTVHHHVTALRRAGLIRAHYTGSTTISYYSLREAFVERLPVLLRSFFHASE, encoded by the coding sequence ATGAATAACTTATATTCGATCAGAGTGGAATGGTCTCCTGCGTATGAATGTATCATTAGCCTCTACACTTACATTTACGAGAAAGACCGCAAGCATAGTTTGCTTGGTACGGCTTGGTTAGAGGAAACAAAACAAAAGCTCCCGGCGTCTTTTGCAGATGAACTCGCAGACGAACGTTGGGAGGTACTCCACCGCTTGGTGCTGCTTGTAGCGCAATCGCCCCAGACCAAATCCGTCGAAAAATTTCTTGGGTGGCTGGAAAGCATTCCTCCCGGTGAAATTTATGAGCGCCTCGCGCCGTGGGTGGAGACAATCCCGCTGAACTTGGGAGAAATCCGTGATCGCAGCCTATCGTTGCTTACCCGGTGGAATGAGCATTATTTTTCGAAGATGGACCCACGCATTTTGGAGAGTCTGCAACGGAGCGCCGATGAGCTGACGGCCCGCGCCAAAGAAACGCCTCCAATCGACTTGGTCGATCATGTTACAAACGGTATCTGGATTGAGCCGATGGCAGATTTGCGGGAGGTTGTACTGATCCCGCAATATCATTGTGCCCATTCTTCTGTTCTCGACTTTTATCGGGGGCTTGCCACTTGCATGTACCCTGTCAAAGATGCGGCAACGACCAAACCACAGCCACTCTTGGAGCTGTTGCCTATCACACAGTGTCTGGCAGATGAAAAGCGCCTGCAAATTTTGCGCTGTCTGGCAAAAAAGACGTGCACGCTCGGTGAATTACAGAAGCAAGTATCTTTGGCAAAAAGCACCGTCCATCATCATGTAACGGCGTTGCGCAGAGCGGGGCTGATTCGTGCTCACTACACAGGAAGTACGACGATTTCCTACTACAGTCTGCGAGAAGCCTTTGTCGAGCGTCTCCCGGTCTTGCTTCGTTCCTTCTTCCATGCATCAGAGTGA
- a CDS encoding metal-dependent hydrolase: MDTGSHLLLGVTLAGLAHITPAVANDPALAQALMIATVVGSHAPDFDTVARLRGISFYIRFHRGITHSIPALFLWPLIISLSLSWGFGLMGQFGILYGWTLLAVVLHVFLDMLNAYGVQCIRPISKRWVHLDVLAIFEPLVFAVHLAAAIWWIAFRGDPSVLFPVAYAMTLVYIGVRAWQHHRNVKRVVRALETRGISHVFPSIHPFHWRFVVETEELFYTGRIEYTRVILEDVYPKQQRDAIIQATVGVDGVRAFLGFAQRIHVTWKEIADGYEVTWSDVRFWYNRKLPFGVDVVLDRDLNVVDHRLGWRKKAWDPPFV, encoded by the coding sequence ATGGACACTGGCAGTCATCTTTTGTTGGGTGTCACACTGGCGGGGTTAGCTCATATCACGCCGGCAGTGGCGAATGATCCGGCGCTTGCACAGGCGCTGATGATCGCAACGGTAGTGGGTTCTCATGCCCCGGATTTCGACACTGTGGCCAGACTTCGCGGTATTTCTTTTTACATTCGCTTTCATCGAGGAATTACGCATTCGATTCCCGCCTTATTTCTGTGGCCCCTCATCATCAGCCTTTCTCTTTCCTGGGGGTTTGGGCTCATGGGGCAGTTCGGTATTTTGTACGGTTGGACGCTGTTAGCTGTTGTGCTGCATGTTTTTCTCGATATGCTAAACGCCTATGGAGTCCAATGTATTCGTCCTATTAGCAAGCGTTGGGTGCATTTGGATGTGCTCGCGATTTTTGAGCCACTGGTGTTCGCGGTTCATCTGGCAGCCGCGATCTGGTGGATTGCTTTTAGAGGAGATCCTAGCGTGTTATTTCCGGTTGCATATGCCATGACGCTCGTGTATATTGGCGTGCGGGCTTGGCAGCATCACCGTAACGTCAAACGGGTAGTAAGGGCATTGGAAACAAGGGGCATATCCCATGTGTTCCCGAGCATACATCCATTTCACTGGAGATTCGTCGTTGAGACGGAGGAACTGTTTTACACAGGGAGAATCGAGTATACGCGTGTGATACTGGAGGATGTATATCCGAAGCAACAGCGTGATGCGATCATCCAGGCTACTGTCGGTGTGGATGGCGTTCGTGCTTTTCTCGGATTTGCTCAACGAATCCACGTCACGTGGAAGGAAATTGCCGACGGTTATGAAGTCACGTGGAGCGATGTGCGCTTTTGGTACAACCGCAAGCTGCCATTTGGCGTAGATGTTGTCTTGGATCGTGATTTGAACGTCGTTGATCATCGGTTAGGTTGGCGAAAAAAAGCGTGGGACCCACCGTTTGTATAA
- a CDS encoding bis-aminopropyl spermidine synthase family protein — protein sequence MKNYIEDTYKQVRLQEGQQVIEQFLLACYFHPDLPTKELARKVLLPVPVATAIKKELIKAGAIQQGSGVRCTAEGEAFIEQKLGYGGLDRELYEKLMRDDEAWKTELADLQAEMEMIFAGRPQVDVQIDQSKCTVETSLRRAILCLRHQSLVGKKILCVGDDDLVSISLGLLLKRLFPGNQQRPEQIDVVDIDERFLQYITEVSKQKALTVACHQADLRQPLPKKLQGGYDCFFTDPPYTLQGMALFLSRGISGLQKQKGLSIFLSFAHKSPDFTLNMQREFVLAGLTVREVLSHFNEYEAAQMIGNKGQMIVLTTTELTTPTIKHPFLESLYTGEKTPSKREYQCKRCKRSIQVGAQAKIVTIEQLKKRGCPRCKHQSFELLSRRRAQD from the coding sequence TTGAAAAATTATATCGAAGACACCTATAAACAAGTGCGTTTACAAGAAGGACAACAAGTGATCGAACAGTTTCTGCTTGCATGTTATTTTCATCCGGATTTGCCTACGAAAGAGTTGGCAAGAAAAGTACTCTTGCCTGTACCTGTGGCGACTGCGATCAAAAAAGAGCTGATTAAGGCAGGTGCCATACAGCAGGGGAGCGGGGTGAGATGCACCGCAGAAGGGGAAGCGTTCATTGAGCAAAAGCTTGGGTATGGTGGACTGGATCGAGAGCTGTACGAAAAGCTGATGAGAGACGACGAAGCTTGGAAAACCGAGCTGGCTGACCTGCAGGCGGAGATGGAGATGATTTTTGCTGGGCGTCCGCAAGTCGATGTACAGATCGATCAGTCCAAATGCACAGTCGAGACGAGCCTGCGCAGGGCAATCTTATGCTTGCGGCATCAGAGCTTGGTGGGCAAAAAAATATTATGTGTCGGGGATGATGATTTGGTCAGCATCTCGCTGGGACTTTTGCTCAAGCGCTTGTTTCCAGGGAATCAACAACGTCCAGAGCAAATTGACGTAGTCGATATCGATGAACGTTTTCTTCAGTACATTACGGAGGTGTCCAAGCAAAAAGCATTGACCGTTGCCTGCCATCAGGCTGATTTGCGGCAGCCGCTGCCGAAGAAGCTACAGGGTGGGTACGATTGCTTTTTTACTGATCCACCTTACACGCTGCAAGGAATGGCTCTGTTTTTATCCCGCGGAATCAGTGGGCTGCAAAAGCAAAAAGGACTGTCCATCTTCCTGTCCTTCGCGCATAAATCACCTGATTTTACGCTAAATATGCAACGGGAGTTCGTGCTGGCAGGCTTGACCGTACGAGAGGTGCTCAGTCATTTCAATGAATACGAAGCGGCGCAAATGATTGGAAACAAGGGACAGATGATCGTGCTTACCACAACAGAGCTGACGACTCCGACGATCAAACATCCATTTCTGGAGTCGCTGTACACAGGTGAAAAGACTCCTTCCAAGCGTGAGTATCAATGCAAACGTTGCAAAAGATCGATCCAGGTAGGGGCACAGGCAAAAATAGTGACGATCGAACAATTGAAAAAACGCGGCTGCCCTCGTTGCAAGCACCAAAGCTTTGAGCTGTTGTCCCGTCGAAGAGCACAAGACTGA